From the Corynebacterium zhongnanshanii genome, the window CGTCACGCCCACCGCGTTTTCCGAACCGCCACCCAGCACAACCAGCGTGGCAAAGGCAATATCGTCGCGGTATCCGGCGAACCAGGAGTGCGATCCGCCGTTGATCTCGGCTTCACCGGTCTTACCGTAGACCTCACCCGCGCCGGCGATTCCCGCGCCCGAACCATTGGTCACCACGGCACGCATCATCTGGCGCAACTCCTCGATCTTCTCCGGCTTCAAGGACTCCTGCACCGTCCCCTTCGCGGACGTCTCATGCCCCTCCCCCGGAATCAACACGGGCGTGGGCAGGGAACCCGACGCCGCCGCGGACGCCACCAGCGCCATCCCAAACGGACTCACCAGATTCAGGCCCTGACCGTAACCCGACTCGGTGCGGTCCAGCATCGTCTCGCCGTGGGGAACCGAACCCGTGATCGTGTCCAATCCTTCAATCTGATAATCGACGCCCAGCCCGAATTGCTTCGCGATCTCTTGCAAATGACCCGGCTCAAGTTTGGTGGAGATGTCTGCGAACGTGGTGTTGCAGGACTTCGCAAACGCGTTCTGCAGAGGCGTGGTGCCCAGGGAAAAGCCGTTGTAGTTCGTCACGATGCGGCCACCAATGTCCTGAGTGCCCGGGCAGCCCACCATCGAATCCGGAGTGAGGTCCTCCTCCGTGAGACCCGCGTACGCCGTGACCATCTTAAACGTCGAGCCGGGAGGGAATTGGCCGGTCAACGCCAGGTTTCCCTTCTTATCGGCTTCCTTCGTCTGCGCGACAGCCAGGATCTCTCCCGTCGACGGGCGCATCACCACCATCATCGCCTCCGCGCCCTTGCGGGTATCCACCGCGGACTGGGCAGCCTGCTGGATCTGCCGGGACAGGCTGATGTGGACGCTGGGCGCGGGCTGGGCGTCGGTCTCATTGAGCGTGGTGAGTTCCGCCCCCTCAGTGTTCACGGAGACGACTTTCCAGCCATCCTTGCCCTTGAGATCGTCCTCCACCAGCGAGGACACGCGCGACATGATGTCCGGCGCGAAGCCCGGGTCCGGGCGGACCATCGCGGCTTCCGTGTTAAAGCGCAGCCCGCTCATGCCGTCGAGCGCGCGCTGGAGCTTCTTGCCGGGGATCTCCCCAAGCGTCACCACGGAAAAGTCCCCGTCCACGTCGGCGGCTTCTCGGGCGAGAGCGTCGGCGTCGATGTTGGGGACGGCAGGATCCTCGGCGCGCAACACGTCCAATTCCCGGGCGATGCGTGTGATCGCCCCTCCCACGTTGCCGGCCGTGTCCGTGTTCAGGACCACGCGGGTGATCGTGCCCGGCTCCAGCAGGACCGCCCCGTCGCTGCCCACAACGTTGGCGGTTTTCGCGGCTACCTTG encodes:
- a CDS encoding penicillin-binding transpeptidase domain-containing protein — protein: MRTVLAATTTVGLVFGLSACTPKPDVADEVAQEFLSAMAARSTEQAGDLTDNPQEAHDQLDQTWESMQAEGLSAVLQRVNTDGNIATATYRMDWSLPGDRHFGYDSTMKLTKSGDRWNVRWQPSVVHPDLGARQHMELRKVAAKTANVVGSDGAVLLEPGTITRVVLNTDTAGNVGGAITRIARELDVLRAEDPAVPNIDADALAREAADVDGDFSVVTLGEIPGKKLQRALDGMSGLRFNTEAAMVRPDPGFAPDIMSRVSSLVEDDLKGKDGWKVVSVNTEGAELTTLNETDAQPAPSVHISLSRQIQQAAQSAVDTRKGAEAMMVVMRPSTGEILAVAQTKEADKKGNLALTGQFPPGSTFKMVTAYAGLTEEDLTPDSMVGCPGTQDIGGRIVTNYNGFSLGTTPLQNAFAKSCNTTFADISTKLEPGHLQEIAKQFGLGVDYQIEGLDTITGSVPHGETMLDRTESGYGQGLNLVSPFGMALVASAAASGSLPTPVLIPGEGHETSAKGTVQESLKPEKIEELRQMMRAVVTNGSGAGIAGAGEVYGKTGEAEINGGSHSWFAGYRDDIAFATLVVLGGGSENAVGVTNSFFSNLDEYSGAHD